A single genomic interval of Syntrophobotulus glycolicus DSM 8271 harbors:
- a CDS encoding asparagine synthase-related protein, translated as MSVIWGLYQKKGNGIEKEKYAKMIAPLTSIQFDRLDAFNCKDVYFGCGHQYITPESVYEILPRSEEKTGLCITADAIIDNRRELFETLAVDKELQEIITDSELILLAYRKWGQDCPKYLVGDFAFVIKDDHKNEIFCARDHVGKRTLYYDDSENVFAFSTLMKPLLARQDHMALNERWIADFLAIETTIHETECGETVYQGINQLPPAFWMRVGNGGTVKKQYWDPLREVKPLILKTDEEYEEAFRKVFDEAVACRLRSTGEVGIKMSGGIDSGSIGCIAAAQLAKKNKKLYSFSSIPMEGFKEQPKKNHIVDESENIQAIIDFAGNIEGELLRSEGKHALTDADKVVDMLEQPYKIFRNMYWQLHVTERAAQKGCKVLLSGSYGNFTISYGDFNTNTKTLFKKGKLITLYKEISVLSKSAGVSARTIAKGVFTYIVPYQLKDFLRLLRLREWDRFSLTVVNPQLIKKWNVESRFKLLGLNPRTYRTDDYEAFKKQRVNWIFFSHVGAVEVKQAVYSGVILRDPSRDKRLIEFCLSLPAEQFVRNGEDRFLIRRAMKGRMPDKILFGHAIGVQCADWLQRIKPYWEKIFTELDHIVKDQTINNYIDIEKVNRELILARENEAHINGDSVNKLLTTIVFSRFISWYTKYSPNN; from the coding sequence ATGAGTGTAATATGGGGACTCTACCAAAAAAAAGGCAATGGAATTGAAAAAGAAAAGTATGCGAAAATGATTGCGCCGTTAACATCCATACAGTTTGACCGGCTGGATGCTTTTAATTGTAAGGATGTTTATTTTGGATGCGGGCACCAGTATATTACCCCTGAGTCGGTGTATGAGATTCTTCCCCGCAGTGAAGAGAAAACAGGGCTTTGTATTACAGCTGATGCCATTATTGATAATCGCCGGGAGTTATTTGAGACACTTGCCGTTGATAAGGAGTTGCAGGAGATAATAACTGACAGTGAACTGATTCTTCTTGCCTATCGGAAATGGGGACAAGACTGCCCCAAGTATTTAGTGGGAGACTTTGCCTTTGTCATAAAGGATGATCATAAAAACGAGATTTTTTGTGCCAGAGACCACGTGGGAAAACGAACGCTGTATTATGATGACTCGGAAAATGTCTTTGCCTTTTCCACCCTGATGAAGCCCTTGCTTGCCAGACAAGACCATATGGCGTTAAATGAGAGGTGGATCGCTGACTTTCTCGCCATAGAAACGACTATACACGAAACTGAATGCGGCGAAACGGTCTATCAGGGAATCAATCAACTGCCGCCGGCATTTTGGATGCGCGTCGGAAACGGTGGCACTGTAAAAAAGCAATATTGGGATCCGCTGAGGGAAGTAAAACCGTTGATTCTCAAAACAGATGAGGAATATGAGGAGGCCTTTAGAAAAGTATTTGATGAGGCTGTAGCCTGCCGGTTGCGCAGTACCGGCGAGGTCGGGATCAAAATGAGCGGTGGTATTGACTCCGGATCAATCGGTTGTATCGCGGCGGCACAGCTAGCAAAAAAAAATAAAAAGCTGTATTCTTTCAGTTCCATTCCGATGGAAGGATTTAAAGAACAGCCTAAGAAAAACCATATCGTTGACGAGAGTGAGAACATTCAGGCGATCATTGATTTTGCGGGGAATATTGAAGGAGAGCTGCTGCGGAGCGAGGGGAAGCATGCGCTGACAGATGCGGATAAAGTTGTGGACATGTTGGAGCAGCCGTATAAAATCTTTCGCAATATGTACTGGCAGCTCCATGTGACGGAACGGGCCGCTCAAAAAGGCTGCAAGGTGCTTTTATCCGGTTCATACGGAAATTTTACGATTTCTTATGGGGATTTTAATACGAATACCAAAACCTTGTTTAAAAAGGGGAAACTCATTACCCTGTATAAGGAAATTTCTGTTTTAAGCAAATCAGCCGGAGTCTCTGCCAGAACAATTGCTAAAGGAGTATTTACTTATATAGTGCCATATCAATTAAAAGATTTTCTAAGGTTACTGCGTTTAAGGGAATGGGACCGATTTTCTCTAACGGTTGTAAACCCTCAACTGATAAAAAAATGGAATGTAGAAAGCCGATTTAAGCTTCTGGGCTTAAATCCGCGTACTTATCGCACCGATGACTATGAAGCATTTAAAAAACAGAGAGTAAACTGGATATTTTTTTCACATGTTGGGGCGGTGGAAGTTAAACAAGCCGTCTATTCTGGTGTTATTCTTCGGGATCCTTCAAGAGATAAACGTCTGATTGAATTTTGTCTGAGTTTACCTGCCGAACAGTTTGTTAGAAACGGCGAAGACAGGTTTTTGATACGGCGGGCAATGAAGGGGAGAATGCCGGATAAAATATTGTTTGGGCACGCTATTGGCGTGCAATGCGCGGATTGGCTCCAGAGAATAAAGCCCTATTGGGAAAAGATCTTCACTGAGCTTGATCATATCGTAAAAGACCAGACAATAAATAATTATATCGATATAGAGAAGGTCAACAGAGAGCTGATTTTGGCAAGAGAGAATGAGGCACATATTAATGGGGATTCCGTCAATAAATTATTAACGACCATTGTATTTTCCAGATTTATTTCCTGGTATACAAAATATTCCCCAAACAATTAA
- a CDS encoding VanZ family protein — MILIVVLFSLLISLVVVSWELSAENGEQSNQVSQQIAEKVENCLGKHFPIDPSDTFWRVTFNLVLRKAAHFVEYFAIGTVMCAMLNVISRKVFPAASISVLLCLMMALTDEYHQMFTMRKPRLFDVYIDATGALAGVLIVSIFFGVFNYISHLKNRIKEYEEKEI; from the coding sequence ATGATTTTGATTGTTGTTTTATTTTCCTTATTGATTTCACTGGTTGTTGTCTCATGGGAATTAAGTGCTGAAAATGGAGAACAGTCCAATCAAGTCAGTCAGCAAATTGCTGAGAAAGTAGAAAATTGCCTGGGAAAGCATTTTCCAATAGATCCAAGCGATACTTTTTGGAGAGTAACCTTTAATCTGGTATTACGCAAAGCTGCTCATTTTGTAGAATATTTTGCTATTGGCACAGTGATGTGCGCGATGTTGAATGTCATAAGCCGGAAAGTTTTTCCGGCTGCTTCAATATCGGTTTTGCTTTGCCTGATGATGGCCCTTACGGATGAGTACCACCAAATGTTTACAATGCGCAAACCGAGGTTATTCGATGTATATATTGATGCAACGGGAGCATTGGCGGGTGTACTAATTGTCAGCATCTTTTTTGGGGTATTCAATTATATCAGTCATTTAAAAAACCGCATAAAAGAGTATGAGGAAAAAGAGATCTGA